A genomic window from Streptomyces sp. NBC_00234 includes:
- a CDS encoding glycosyltransferase family 4 protein, translating to MSQLHTVQVLGGGSAGSSAHVSSLSAGLVARGVRVTVCAPAELDRTYDFPATGAHFAPVPRRSDPSAVAALRAACADADVVHAHGLHAAVRAGLALSGRRTPLVLTWHTRSHAEGARRRLLRLLERRAVRAAAVVLGSSSDLVDRARRRGARDARLAPVAVPVARFPVSIHDGKARAELGAVERPLLMAVGSLVPAHGYDMLLDAARMWRELDPVPLLVIAGEGPCRADLQRRIRDERLPVALIGCREDVGELLGAADLVILSSRWEARSLLAQEALRLGVPLVATAVGGVPELVGDAAELVPYGNAEALARAVIRLLGDPERRERLASAGPVQAAGWPTEDDTIAQVLAVYDELAQPQVLRTH from the coding sequence GTGTCACAGCTGCATACGGTCCAAGTCCTGGGCGGGGGCAGTGCGGGCAGCAGCGCACATGTCAGCTCGCTGTCCGCAGGGCTCGTGGCGAGGGGCGTGCGGGTCACGGTCTGCGCGCCGGCCGAGCTGGACCGCACCTACGACTTCCCCGCCACCGGAGCGCACTTCGCCCCCGTTCCCCGGCGCAGTGACCCCTCCGCCGTCGCGGCGCTGCGTGCCGCCTGCGCGGACGCCGACGTCGTTCACGCCCATGGACTGCACGCGGCGGTACGTGCCGGGCTCGCGCTCAGCGGGCGGCGGACCCCGCTCGTCCTGACCTGGCACACCCGGTCCCATGCCGAGGGTGCCCGGCGCCGGCTGCTGCGCCTGCTGGAGCGAAGGGCCGTCCGTGCGGCGGCCGTTGTCCTCGGCAGCTCGTCGGATCTGGTCGACCGGGCCCGCAGGCGCGGCGCGCGCGACGCCAGGCTCGCACCGGTCGCGGTGCCGGTGGCCCGGTTCCCCGTGAGCATCCACGACGGCAAGGCAAGAGCCGAACTCGGCGCGGTGGAGCGGCCGTTGCTGATGGCCGTGGGCAGTCTCGTGCCGGCCCACGGCTACGACATGCTGCTGGACGCCGCTCGTATGTGGCGGGAGCTCGACCCCGTACCCCTGCTGGTCATCGCGGGGGAGGGGCCGTGCAGGGCGGACCTGCAGCGACGGATCAGGGACGAGCGGCTGCCCGTCGCTCTCATCGGCTGCCGGGAGGACGTCGGTGAACTCCTCGGCGCCGCCGATCTGGTGATCCTGTCCAGCCGTTGGGAAGCCCGCTCGCTCCTGGCCCAGGAAGCGCTGCGGCTCGGTGTTCCCCTCGTCGCCACGGCGGTCGGCGGAGTGCCCGAACTCGTCGGTGACGCGGCCGAACTGGTCCCGTACGGGAACGCCGAAGCGCTCGCCCGCGCCGTGATCCGGCTGCTCGGCGACCCGGAGCGGCGGGAACGGCTGGCTTCCGCGGGACCCGTGCAGGCTGCCGGCTGGCCCACCGAGGACGACACGATCGCGCAAGTGCTCGCCGTGTACGACGAGTTGGCCCAGCCACAGGTGCTTCGCACCCACTGA